A genomic window from Schistocerca piceifrons isolate TAMUIC-IGC-003096 chromosome 10, iqSchPice1.1, whole genome shotgun sequence includes:
- the LOC124718900 gene encoding ATP synthase subunit beta, mitochondrial: MASVVRATAGLLKGFKPSFLANKLQNDSVNALSSLSTNSQQRRWAATQPKAKSAGAQGKVVAVIGAVVDVQFEDSLPPILNALEVQNRTPRLVLEVAQHLGENTVRTIAMDGTEGLVRGQAVLDSGSPIRIPVGAETLGRIINVIGEPIDERGPISTDKYAAIHADAPEFVDMSVEQEILVTGIKVVDLLAPYAKGGKIGLFGGAGVGKTVLIMELINNVAKAHGGYSVFAGVGERTREGNDLYHEMIESGVISLKDKTSKVALVYGQMNEPPGARARVALTGLTVAEYFRDQEGQDVLLFIDNIFRFTQAGSEVSALLGRIPSAVGYQPTLATDMGTMQERITTTKKGSITSVQAIYVPADDLTDPAPATTFAHLDATTVLSRAIAELGIYPAVDPLDSTSRIMDPNIIGQEHYNVARGVQKILQDYKSLQDIIAILGMDELSEEDKLTVARARKIQRFLSQPFQVAEVFTGHAGKLVPLEETIKGFKQILNGEYDHLPEVAFYMVGPIEEVVQKAEKLAESS, translated from the exons ATGGCGAGCGTAGTGAGAGCGACTGCTGGCTTACTCAAGGGTTTTAAACCCTCTTTCCTTGCAAATAAACTTCAAAATGATTCCGTTAATGCATTGTCATCTTTATCTACGAATA gCCAGCAGCGCCGATGGGCAGCAACTCAGCCCAAAGCAAAATCTGCAGGTGCTCAAGGGAAGGTAGTGGCGGTAATCGGAGCCGTTGTGGATGTACAGTTTGAAGACAGTCTGCCACCCATCCTCAATGCCCTGGAAGTGCAGAACAGAACACCAAGGCTGGTGCTGGAGGTGGCACAGCATCTTG GTGAGAACACAGTACGAACAATTGCCATGGATGGTACTGAGGGTCTTGTGAGAGGCCAGGCTGTGCTGGACTCAGGTTCCCCCATTCGTATTCCTGTAGGTGCAGAAACCTTGGGCCGAATTATCAATGTCATTG GAGAACCTATTGATGAAAGGGGGCCCATAAGCACTGACAAGTATGCTGCCATCCATGCTGATGCCCCTGAATTTGTGGACATGAGTGTGGAACAAGAGATTCTGGTTACTGGCATCAAAGTGGTGGACCTACTTGCTCCATATGCAAAGGGTGGAAAGATTG GTCTTTTTGGTGGTGCTGGTGTAGGCAAAACTGTATTGATTATGGAGCTGATCAATAATGTTGCCAAGGCCCATGGTGGTTACTCAGTGTTTGCCGGTGTTGGTGAACGAACGCGTGAGGGTAATGACTTGTATCATGAAATGATTGAGTCTGGTGTCATCTCACTGAAGGACAAGACCTCAAAG GTAGCGCTGGTGTATGGGCAGATGAATGAACCACCTGGTGCCCGTGCTCGAGTTGCTCTGACTGGACTGACTGTGGCAGAATACTTCAGAGACCAGGAGGGACAGGATGTGCTGCTTTTCATTGACAACATCTTCAGATTCACCCAGGCTGGGTCAGAG GTATCTGCCCTGTTGGGTCGTATCCCCTCTGCTGTAGGTTACCAGCCCACACTGGCCACTGACATGGGTACCATGCAGGAAAGAATCACGACCACAAAGAAGGGGTCAATTACATCAGTACAG GCCATCTATGTGCCAGCTGATGATTTGACTGACCCAGCTCCTGCCACCACTTTTGCTCACTTGGACGCCACGACTGTATTGTCGCGTGCTATTGCTGAGCTGGGTATCTATCCTGCTGTGGATCCCTTGGACTCCACCTCCCGAATTATGGACCCTAACATCATTGGGCAGGAGCACTACAATGTTGCTCGAGGAGTACAAAAGATATTGcag GACTACAAATCTCTGCAAGATATCATTGCTATCCTGGGTATGGATGAGTTGTCTGAGGAGGATAAACTGACTGTGGCCCGAGCCAGGAAAATCCAGAGGTTCCTATCGCAACCTTTCCAAGTGGCTGAGGTCTTCACTGGCCATGCAGGAAAACTGGTCCCTCTTGAGGAAACCATCAAG GGTTTCAAGCAGATCTTGAATGGTGAATATGACCACTTACCTGAGGTAGCATTCTATATGGTGGGGCCCATCGAAGAGGTTGTTCAGAAGGCTGAGAAGCTTGCAGAATCGTCGTAG